The DNA window CCAGTCGATGAACCAGCAGATCGCCACGGCTGCCGAAGAGCAGAGCGCGGTGGCCGAGGAGATCAATCGCAGCGTGATCAACGTGCGCGACATTTCCGAGCAGAGCGCCGCCGCCAGCGAAGAAACCGCAGCTTCCAGTGTCGAACTGGCACGACTTGGCAACGAACTGCAACAAGTCATCAGCCGCTTCCGCATCTGACCCTCAAGCACCGCCACGGCTGCAAGCAAGCGCTTCGCAGCCGTGGCGGTCACCGTCTGGCCTCAGGCCAGGGGGCAGGCTACTCCCCGCCCATGGCACCGCGGCTCAGCGATAGCGTACGCCCAGCTCCGCCAGGGCTTGCCAGTAGCCCGGATAGGTCTTGCTCACGCAGGCCGGGTCGAGGATTTCCAGCCCGTCGATCTTCAACGCCGCCAGCGCGAAGCTCATGGCGATGCGGTGGTCGGCATAGGTCGCGATACGCGCCGGCAGGTGCTGCCCGGCCAGGCCTGGATCGGAAGCCACCAGCAGGTCGTCGCCCTCCTCCACACCCAGGCCTGTGCGAATGCGCGACAGTTCGGTGGCCAGCGCCGCGACCCGGTCGCACTCCTTGACCCGCAGGTTGGCGATGCCTGTGAAACGCACCGGAGTGCGGTTGAAGGCGGCCAGCACCGCCAGGGTCGGGATGGCGTCCTGCATCTGTGCGCCGTCGATCACCGCCGGCATGTCCGGGAAACTGTCGATCACCGCCTTGGCCCGCGCGTCGGGCTGGGTGAAGTCGGCGGCTGGCATGCCCAGGTCGATGGCGCCGCCGGTCAGTGCCTCGGCGGCCCACAGGTAGGTGGCGGCGGAGGCATCCGGCTCGATGGCGAAATCCCGCGCCCGGTAGCCGGTGGGCTGCACGCGCCAGGTGGCGTCGTCTACTTGCTCCACTTCGGCGCCGAAGGCACGCATCGCCGCCAGGGTCAGGTCGATATAGCCACGCGCGCCGATCTCACTGCCCAGCAGTGCCACCTCGCACGGCCCTTCGGCACAGGCCGCGACCATCAGCAGCGCCGAGACATACTGGCTGGACAGGCCACCATCGATCTCCATCCGGCCACCCTTGAGGCGACCCTGGCCCGTGATGGTCACGGGCGGGCAACCGTTACTGGCGGCAATATCCAGCCCGAGGGCGCGCAGGGCCTGCACCAGCGGCTCGATGGGGCGCTTGCGCATGTGTTCGTCGCCATCGACCACCACCCGGCCCTCGTTGTTGGCCAGGGCCGCCGTGAGAAAGCGCATCGCGGTCCCGGCATTGCCGAGGAACAGCGGCGCGTCCGGTGTTTGCAGGCGACCCTGGCTGTGCACGACGAAGGTGCTGTCGTCCGGCTCTTCCACCACCACGCCCATGGCCCGCAGCGCCTCGGCCATCCAGTGGGTATCGGCGCTCTTGAGGGCGCCGCTGAGGCGACTGCTGCCCTTGGCCAGCGCCGCCAGCAACAGGGCGCGGTTGGTGATCGACTTGGAGCCGGGCAGGGTCAGCCGACCGCGCAAGGGTTGCTCGACGGGAATGGGGGTCAGGGAAGGACGCTTGAGGAAATCGGTCATGGCACGGCCCGCTGGCTCGACGAAAATGCCGGCGATTATAGCGGCAAGCCGGGGCGTTGGTGATTGGTAACACAGGCGGCTCGCGGGGTGTGGGCTGGTTTCGGCGCGGTGCGTGTCTCGGCCGAATATGGTGGCTGGAGAAACTGGTACGCCTGCTGATCGAGTTGGCCAGCGCCGACTCCAACCTGACCCAGGCTCTGCGCAGGGACTTCGCCTTCGTCGAGGACCGCCTGAATGCTGCGCCCAGCACGGGGCGCGGCATCTGGTTCGCGCGCTTCGTTGCCGACGCACTCCGTGCGCCCATTCGGCCTGGCGGCTCTGGCGCTCGCCGTTGTTCGGGTTGACGGCGAAGTCGCCGTTGCGGAAGTCGTTGCTCCAGTAGAAGTTGCGCTTGAGGATATTCAGGTGGCTGTCGGCGCTGAAGGGCTCTATTCGAGAACTATGCCAACTTATTTTTCCTTATTAATCATATAGATAGCTTGTAATTGAGGCGGCTGCCAACGCGTCTGATAACACAAAGTGCTGGTTTGCTGTTCACTACTGGTCAATTACGACATATGCCCTGCCGCAACCTGAGTCCGATGAGCTTGGTATATGGCCGTCTCCACGTTGCCCAATGCCTTTGCCTGGCGTGCAACCGCTCTACGTCGATTGTTTGAGCCAAATCAGAAAATTCATTAATTTCAATTTATTTCAGAAATACGGCATTTTTCTGGCGTTAGAATAATGGCACACCGTCATCATTCACTCTGGAGAATGGCCCTTGAGAAATATCACCATCGGGAAACGTGCTGGCCTCGCGTTCGCCCTCCTTGCTTTGCTGACCCTCGGACTTGGCGTTTTCTCGCTGAATCGCATGGGCTATATGGATCAATCGTCCGATGCGATACGGGAAGAACTGCTACCCGGGCTGATGGCGTTGAGCAAAGTGGAACACAGCCTGTCCCGGGTTCGGGCCCTGACCTTGCGCAGTGCCTTGTTGAGCGACATCGGCGCGCGCCAGCAGCTTCTGCGGGTCATCGATGGCCTGGTGCAGAACCTGCCGCAGCAACTCGCGGAATATCAACAAACGATCGTGTTCGACGAAGACCGACAGCTCTTCGAGCGTTTCCAGGGTGAACTCACACGCTACCTTGGTCTGCAGCAGCAGATCGTCGGTGCGGTGGGGCGAGACGACATGCCCAAAGCCCTCGAGCTGATCAATGGGCCACTGGCTGAGTATGCCGATGGCCTTGCGGTCGCGATTGCCGCATTGAACCGTTTCAATGCGACCCAGGCGACACAGGCAGCCCAGGCCAGCAGCGATGCGTTCGACGATGCCTTCGCGATGGTGATCGGAACGCTCGTGCTGATCCTGGCTCTGATCGGCCTCATCGCTGTACTCCTGACCCGTAGCATCACCCGCCCGCTGGCCGACGCCGTGCAGGTGGCCGAGCGCATCGCCGATGGCGACCTGACCCGTGAAATAGCCGTGCAGGGCCAAGACGAGCCGGCACGTCTGCTGCACGCGATGCAGACCATGCAGAACAGCCTGCGTGATGCCTTGCACCATATCGTCGACTCGACCTCCCAACTGGCTTCCGCTTCCGAAGAACTGCATGCGGTGACCGAGGATTCCAGCCGTGGCCTGCACCAGCAGAACGACGAGCTGGAACAGGCTGCTACCGCAGTCAACGAAATGACCACCGCCGTAGAGGAAGTCGCGCAGAACGCCGTCAATACCTCGGAAGCCTCCAGGGAAACGGACCGTGATACCCAGGCCGGCCGTCAGCAGGTTTCACAGACAGTGGAGTCCATTCGTCAATTGGCCGATGACGTGGCCGGTACGGCCGGTGAAGTGGAGCAACTGGCGAACAATGTGCACGACATCAGTCAGGTGCTCGATGTGATCCGCTCCATCGCCGATCAGACCAACCTGCTGGCCCTCAACGCTGCCATCGAAGCCGCGCGTGCCGGCGAAGCGGGGCGCGGATTCGCCGTGGTGGCGGATGAGGTCCGCGCACTGGCCCACAGGACCCAGCAATCGACCCAAGAGATCGAACAGATGATCGGCACCATCCAGGGCGGCGCAGAACGCAGCATGCAGGCCATGCAGAACAGCACCACCAGGGCTCGCCAGACGCTGGACATGGCCCGGTTGGCGGGGGAAGCGCTGGAGCGCATCGGGGCGGCGATCACCACCATCAACGAACGTAACCTGGTGATTGCCAGCGCCTCCGAAGAGCAGGCACAGGTGGCGCGGGAAGTGGATCGCAACCTGGTGAACATTCGCGATCTGTCACAGCAGACGGCTGCCGGTGCCAACCAGACCAGCGCGGCCAGCCAGGAGCTGTCGAGCCTGGCGGTGGCGTTGAGTGCGCTGGTCTCGCGCTTCAAGCTCTGAAGACCGATAACGGCTTGAAAACCTCAGGTCATGGCCTGCTTGAACGCGGCCTTTGCGAGGCGTTGAGAGGCCCGGTTCCTATGGTCGCAGCTTCGACGGACTGACGCCAAAGCGCCGCTTGAACGCCGTGGCGAAGTTGGCCGGGTTGCCGAAGCCGGCTACCTCCGCCGCTAGCGCCACCGACAGGCCGTCTTCGAGCAGGGCGCGGCGGGCCATCTGCATGCGCCGCTCCTTCATGTAGGCGAACACCGTGGTGCCCTGGGCCTGGCTGAACAGGCGCTGCATGTCGATCACGTTGAAGCCGTTGTGCGCGGCGATGCGTTGCAGGCCCAGGCCGTCGGCCTCGCCGCTGTCGAGGAACTGCCGCAGGCGTTCGACGCGCTGGCGCTGGCGGGTCGACAGGGCCGTTGGTCGGGCCTGTGTGCCAGTGATGCGTTCGAGCAGTTCGAAGACGATCGGCAGGCAGCGGCTCTCCAGGTAGAGGTCGAGCAGACCGGCGTCCAGTTGTGGCGCCAGGAGCAGTTGGCGGGCCATCTCCAGCGCGCTGGCTGAAGGCGTCCAGGGGCACTCGCTCAGGTGCTCGCGGCGAAAGCGTGCCAGCCAGCCGGCGCTTTCACCACTCAGCGCCAGGCGTTCCAGCCATTGTTCGGACAGTGTCAGGCACACCTTGGCCTCGTGTCGCTGGCGGCTCCAGGCACGGCTGAAGCGATCTTCCTCGGCCAGCCCCAGCAGCACCGCCGGCGCCTTGCGGCTGTCCAGCAGGTAATCGTTGCGGCCATAGGCGAGGCGAGTCTGGCCGTCCAGCAGGAAGGTCGCCTTGATGCCCGGCTGCAACAGGTTGTGGCTGCCCATGTCCTGCAGGTCACGCACCCGTGCCAGGTGAATGATCAGGCCGCTGGCCAGGGTGTGGGTGCGCAACTCGCCTTGCAGCACCGCCTCGTCCTGCGCCAGCTCCCGGTCGAAACTCGGCGGGCCGCCCAGGCGCTCGGTCTTGCGTCGGTACATGTCGGCGACGGTGATCAGGTTGGAAGACAGCGGCAGCATCGGCGGGGACCCGGAAAGGCGATCTCAGGCAAAGATTTTTCCATGCTGGCGCAAAGGCCTGCAAATAAAATGAGGATTATTATTATTTGAGACACATTCGCTAACGCGCACAGACGCGTCCCTTCGCTAACAAGGCCAACATCCATGTCGTATCCCCAAGCACCGTCCTTCCTTCTGCGTACCGGTATCCTCGGCTGCCTGCTGTGTGGCGCCACCCTTGCCCAGGCCCGGGACGGGCTCGAACTCGGCTCGACCGTGGTGACCGCCAGCGCGACCGAACAGACCCTGCGCGAAGCGCCGGCCAGCATCACCGTCATCGATGCCGAAGAGATCGCACGCCGGCCGATCCTCGACCTGGCCGACCTGCTGGGCCGCGTCGAAGGTGTCACCCTGAGCCGCTCCGGCAATACCGTCCCCGGCGTCCAGCTACGCGGGTTCGACCAGGCCTACACGCTGATGCTGGTCGATGGCCGTCGGGTCAACTCGACCTCCGCCTCTTTCCGCGGCAACGACTACGACACCGGCTGGATCGCGCCCGAGCTGATCGAGCGGGTCGAAGTGGTGCGCGGACCGATGTCGTCGCTGTACGGCTCCGATGCCATCGGCGGGGTGATCAACATCATCACCAAGAAGGCCTCGTCGACCTGGCGCGGCAACTTCAGCAGCACCGCCATCGCCCAGCAGGACCGCGATGCGGGCGATGCCTGGAAGACCAGCGCCTCCCTCAGCGGCCCGCTGGTGCCGGAGCGGCTGCTGCTCAAGCTGTCCGCCGCCGCCGATCGCCGCCAGGCCGACCGCGAGGTCAACGGCAGCGGCCAGAGTGGTTTTCCGGCCAATCGCAATAATTCGGCCAATGGCGAGCTGACCTGGTTCGTCGACGAAGCCAACGAGCTGGCGCTGAACGTCGACAACTCGCGGCGCAACCACGACGACTTCGTGCTGCGCCGCGAGGCCTACGCCCTGACGCACAAGGGCGAGTACGCCTTCGGCAGCAGCGAGTTCAGCCTGCAGGCCGACGAAACGCGCAACCTGGACGGCACCGTCAGCGGCCAGAACAACCCCAACGAAGCCAATACCTACATTGCCCAGGGTCGCCTGGCACTGCCGCTGTGGCAGACCAACCTGCGCCTGGGCGGCGAATGGAAGCGCGAAGAACTGGATGACGACACCAACCTGGCGGGCCTGCCCGGCAGCAGCACCTACGGACAGGACCCGACCACCTCGGTGGACACGTCAGCGCTGTTCGTCGACTACGACTTCCCGCTGCTGCAGGACCTGCGCCTGACCCTCGGCAACCGCTACGACCACCACGAGAACTTCGGCGGGCACAACAGCCCGCGCGCCTACCTGGTCTGGCAGCATGGCGACCACCTGACCATCAAGAGCGGCTGGGCCAGGGCCTTCCGCGCCCCGACGCTGCTGCAGAACAGCCCCAACTGGGGCTCGGCCTCCTGCGGCAGCCTGACCAACGGCTGCTACATCATCGGTTCGGAAAACCTCAAGCCGGAAACCAGCAACAGCAAGGAAATCGCCTTCATGCTGGAGTACCCCGGCTGGGGCGGTTCGCTGACCGTCTACCGTAACGACCTGCGCAACATGATCGACATCGAAAGCCGCACCCGCGACGTCACCCTGGCGCCGAGCTACGGCAACTTCGTCGGTTTCCTGCCCGATGGCCGGCCCGTGTTCGCCTACCAGAACCTCGACAAGGTACGCACCCAGGGCGGCGAGCTGAGCCTGCACAAGGACTTCGGCAGCGACTGGCGCGCACGCCTGAACTACAGCTACCTGGATGCCCGGAACCTCAGCGACAGCGCACCGACGCCGATGATCTACCGCCCGCGCCACAGCGCCAACCTGAACCTCGACTGGGCCGCCAGCAACCGCCTGGAGCTCAACGCCAGCGCCCGTTACACCGGCACCCAACTGACCAGCGTGAGCACCCGCAGCCAGGTACGCAAGGAGGCCTACACCCTGTTCGACCTGGGCCTGCGCTACCGCCTGAGCGATGACGTGACGGTCGGTACCGGTCTGTTGAACGCCTTCGACAAGACCGTGGAGCGCGATGTCTCGGCCGACTTCAACGAAGAGCGCCGCCGCATCTACGCTTCGCTGTCGGTCAACTTCTGATGGCGCCCTGGCGAACCGGGCTGTTGCTCCTTGCGCTGGTCGGCGGCGCCCAGGCGCAGTTGGCGCAGCCCCTGCAGCAACTGCGCGAAGACGCCTCGCCACAAGCGCTGGAGCGCTTCTTCGGCGAGCAGCGTTTCCCCCTGCGCGAGCGTCTGGCGAATGGAGACTGGCGCATCACTTTCGTCTGGCGCGCCGCGCCGGGGGAGGGCGATACGCGCCTGTTGTGGCCGGCGCCGGGCGTCAACACCCGGCGTCTCGAAGAACTCGGGGTGGCCGGCATCCGTTACCTGAGCCTGGAAGTGCCCGCCGGACTGCGTGCCAGCTACCGCTTCGCCAGCGACCTGCCTGCGTTCGACGGGCTGCCCCGGGAACGTATCCGTCAGTTGATGCATGCGCAGGCCCGTCCTGATCCGCTCAACCCGACCCCGCCGCTGTACGAGCGCCAGGCCGATGGCGAACCGCTGCAAGCGGTGTCGCTGCTGGAACTGCCCGGTGCCGTGGCGCAACCCTGGCTGCAACCCGCCACGACCGGGCAGGCGGGCCATAGCCAGCGGCTGCACTGGCGCAGCGAGATACTGGGCAACTCGCGCCCGCTTACGCTCTATACGCCACCCGGCTACCAGGCCGAGCGCGCCTATCCATTGCTGATCCTGTTCGATGAGCATGCCTACACTGCCCAGGTGCCGACCGCAGCCATACTCGACAACCTGATCGCCGCCGGCAAGATACCGCCGCTGCTGGCGGTCATGCTGAGCAACCCGAGCAGGGACTCGCGCCAGCGGGACCTGGCGTGCAACCCGCTGTTCGCGGATGCCCTGGCCCACGAGCTGCTGCCCTGGCTCGAAGCCCGCCACCGCCTGAGCGACCGGCCCGGTAAACGCATCCTTGCCGGCTCCAGCTATGGCGGTCTGGCCGCCGCCTGCGCGGCCTTTCTCTACCCGCAGCATTTCGGCGCCGTCTTGAGCCAGTCCGGCTCCTTCTGGTGGGGGCCGAAAGGCGAAGCGCAATGGTTGACCCGGCAACTGCGCGAAATGCCCCGCTTGCCGCTGCGTTTCTACCTGGATGCGGGATTGCTGGAGCAGGCGGATGCCCAGGGCATCCTCGGCAGCACCCGTACCCTGCGGCAAGTGCTGTGCGATAAAGACTACCCGGTGGCCTATCAGGAGTTCGCCGGCGGCCACGACTATGCCGTCTGGCGCGGCACCCTGGCCGATGGCTTGCAAGCCTTGCTGGGAGCGCCGCCGCTGCGGTTGCAAGGGTGCAGGGCGAACGCTGCGCCATAACACCGGGCACCGGCACCGCTATCTGACATTGATAGCTTTGGGTCCTGAACGCATCCGGCGGTCCGCCCGCCGAATGCAGCCACAGAATCGGGCGAGAGAGCCGGTCAGCCCTTGGTGTTCAGCTCGACCCAGGCGGCGAAAGCGTCGATGAATTTCTGCAGGAAGGGTTTGACGCTATCGCTCAGCGTGCCGTTTGCGTCGAAGAAACTGCCAGCGCCACCCAGGTAGCCCTCGGGTTGTTGCAACAGCGGAACGTCGAGAAAGACCAGCGCCTGGCGCAACTGGTGGTTGGCACCAAAGCCGCCGATGGCACCCTGGGATGCGCTGATCACGGCGCCCGGCTTGCCATGGCCGAAAGCGCTCTGGCCATAAGGCCGCGACGCCACGTCGACGGCGTTCTTCAGCGGGCCGGGGATCGAGCGGTTGTATTCCGGGGTCACGAACAGGTAGGCGTCGGCGCCCTTGAGGGCCGTGCGGAATGCATCGTAGGCGGCGGGAGGCGCGTCGTTGTCGATGTCTTCGTCATACAACGGCAGGTCGCGGATCTCGACGATCTGCAGCTTCAGCGAAGCGGGTGCCAGCTCGGCCAGGGCCTTGGCGATCTTGCGGTTGATCGACTCCTTGCGCAGGCTGCCAACGAGTACGGCGACGGTGTGGACCTTGCTCATAATCGGTTCCTTGGTCATGGGTATGGGGCGAGTGTCAAAGGTGTATCTGCCTTCGAGTGGGGTTACGCAGGTTCAGC is part of the Pseudomonas sp. ABC1 genome and encodes:
- a CDS encoding 3-phosphoshikimate 1-carboxyvinyltransferase; the encoded protein is MTDFLKRPSLTPIPVEQPLRGRLTLPGSKSITNRALLLAALAKGSSRLSGALKSADTHWMAEALRAMGVVVEEPDDSTFVVHSQGRLQTPDAPLFLGNAGTAMRFLTAALANNEGRVVVDGDEHMRKRPIEPLVQALRALGLDIAASNGCPPVTITGQGRLKGGRMEIDGGLSSQYVSALLMVAACAEGPCEVALLGSEIGARGYIDLTLAAMRAFGAEVEQVDDATWRVQPTGYRARDFAIEPDASAATYLWAAEALTGGAIDLGMPAADFTQPDARAKAVIDSFPDMPAVIDGAQMQDAIPTLAVLAAFNRTPVRFTGIANLRVKECDRVAALATELSRIRTGLGVEEGDDLLVASDPGLAGQHLPARIATYADHRIAMSFALAALKIDGLEILDPACVSKTYPGYWQALAELGVRYR
- a CDS encoding methyl-accepting chemotaxis protein, which gives rise to MRNITIGKRAGLAFALLALLTLGLGVFSLNRMGYMDQSSDAIREELLPGLMALSKVEHSLSRVRALTLRSALLSDIGARQQLLRVIDGLVQNLPQQLAEYQQTIVFDEDRQLFERFQGELTRYLGLQQQIVGAVGRDDMPKALELINGPLAEYADGLAVAIAALNRFNATQATQAAQASSDAFDDAFAMVIGTLVLILALIGLIAVLLTRSITRPLADAVQVAERIADGDLTREIAVQGQDEPARLLHAMQTMQNSLRDALHHIVDSTSQLASASEELHAVTEDSSRGLHQQNDELEQAATAVNEMTTAVEEVAQNAVNTSEASRETDRDTQAGRQQVSQTVESIRQLADDVAGTAGEVEQLANNVHDISQVLDVIRSIADQTNLLALNAAIEAARAGEAGRGFAVVADEVRALAHRTQQSTQEIEQMIGTIQGGAERSMQAMQNSTTRARQTLDMARLAGEALERIGAAITTINERNLVIASASEEQAQVAREVDRNLVNIRDLSQQTAAGANQTSAASQELSSLAVALSALVSRFKL
- a CDS encoding AraC family transcriptional regulator, with product MLPLSSNLITVADMYRRKTERLGGPPSFDRELAQDEAVLQGELRTHTLASGLIIHLARVRDLQDMGSHNLLQPGIKATFLLDGQTRLAYGRNDYLLDSRKAPAVLLGLAEEDRFSRAWSRQRHEAKVCLTLSEQWLERLALSGESAGWLARFRREHLSECPWTPSASALEMARQLLLAPQLDAGLLDLYLESRCLPIVFELLERITGTQARPTALSTRQRQRVERLRQFLDSGEADGLGLQRIAAHNGFNVIDMQRLFSQAQGTTVFAYMKERRMQMARRALLEDGLSVALAAEVAGFGNPANFATAFKRRFGVSPSKLRP
- a CDS encoding TonB-dependent receptor domain-containing protein encodes the protein MSYPQAPSFLLRTGILGCLLCGATLAQARDGLELGSTVVTASATEQTLREAPASITVIDAEEIARRPILDLADLLGRVEGVTLSRSGNTVPGVQLRGFDQAYTLMLVDGRRVNSTSASFRGNDYDTGWIAPELIERVEVVRGPMSSLYGSDAIGGVINIITKKASSTWRGNFSSTAIAQQDRDAGDAWKTSASLSGPLVPERLLLKLSAAADRRQADREVNGSGQSGFPANRNNSANGELTWFVDEANELALNVDNSRRNHDDFVLRREAYALTHKGEYAFGSSEFSLQADETRNLDGTVSGQNNPNEANTYIAQGRLALPLWQTNLRLGGEWKREELDDDTNLAGLPGSSTYGQDPTTSVDTSALFVDYDFPLLQDLRLTLGNRYDHHENFGGHNSPRAYLVWQHGDHLTIKSGWARAFRAPTLLQNSPNWGSASCGSLTNGCYIIGSENLKPETSNSKEIAFMLEYPGWGGSLTVYRNDLRNMIDIESRTRDVTLAPSYGNFVGFLPDGRPVFAYQNLDKVRTQGGELSLHKDFGSDWRARLNYSYLDARNLSDSAPTPMIYRPRHSANLNLDWAASNRLELNASARYTGTQLTSVSTRSQVRKEAYTLFDLGLRYRLSDDVTVGTGLLNAFDKTVERDVSADFNEERRRIYASLSVNF
- the fes gene encoding enterochelin esterase, translating into MAPWRTGLLLLALVGGAQAQLAQPLQQLREDASPQALERFFGEQRFPLRERLANGDWRITFVWRAAPGEGDTRLLWPAPGVNTRRLEELGVAGIRYLSLEVPAGLRASYRFASDLPAFDGLPRERIRQLMHAQARPDPLNPTPPLYERQADGEPLQAVSLLELPGAVAQPWLQPATTGQAGHSQRLHWRSEILGNSRPLTLYTPPGYQAERAYPLLILFDEHAYTAQVPTAAILDNLIAAGKIPPLLAVMLSNPSRDSRQRDLACNPLFADALAHELLPWLEARHRLSDRPGKRILAGSSYGGLAAACAAFLYPQHFGAVLSQSGSFWWGPKGEAQWLTRQLREMPRLPLRFYLDAGLLEQADAQGILGSTRTLRQVLCDKDYPVAYQEFAGGHDYAVWRGTLADGLQALLGAPPLRLQGCRANAAP
- a CDS encoding NADPH-dependent FMN reductase translates to MSKVHTVAVLVGSLRKESINRKIAKALAELAPASLKLQIVEIRDLPLYDEDIDNDAPPAAYDAFRTALKGADAYLFVTPEYNRSIPGPLKNAVDVASRPYGQSAFGHGKPGAVISASQGAIGGFGANHQLRQALVFLDVPLLQQPEGYLGGAGSFFDANGTLSDSVKPFLQKFIDAFAAWVELNTKG